A window of the Branchiibius hedensis genome harbors these coding sequences:
- a CDS encoding 3-oxoacyl-ACP reductase encodes MADNYSNFVNKNPLGKKLAGTVGLPKPPVLRRYEPGQDLTTGPVAIGSFDGGNVAKALTSIVESSGATVISATPETTYDKGSLGAAVYDATGIRTIDDLETFRATFAPAVKALGKSARVLIVGTPPAEQEEPEAAAAQQALEGIMRSIGKELLRGATANLIWLSRDAFDEPEVLASPVRFFLSSRSAYVGGQPLRVGAAPVAEVEDWRVPLKGEVAVVTGAARGIGAKIAEVFARQGATVVVVDIPAAGEALTKVANKIGGVALQLDITAPDAGQKIAEAVARKGDKLAAIVHNAGITRDKLFVNDDTARWGSVIAVNIKAEMAINATLLDPSLKGGLKDGGRIIGVASTSGIGGNRGQANYAASKAGVMGLVRAEAPELAPRQITINAVAPGFIETEMTAKIPFATREVGRRINALMQGGQPVDVAEAIAFLAEPGSAGVTGQILRVCGHSQLGA; translated from the coding sequence ATGGCTGACAACTACAGCAACTTCGTCAACAAGAACCCGCTGGGCAAGAAGCTCGCCGGCACCGTCGGGCTGCCCAAGCCCCCGGTCCTGCGCCGCTACGAACCAGGCCAGGACCTGACCACCGGCCCGGTCGCGATCGGCTCCTTCGACGGCGGCAACGTCGCCAAGGCGCTGACCTCGATCGTCGAGTCCTCCGGGGCCACGGTCATCAGCGCAACCCCTGAGACGACGTACGACAAGGGCTCCCTCGGGGCGGCCGTGTACGACGCCACCGGGATTCGCACGATCGATGACCTGGAGACCTTCCGGGCCACCTTCGCGCCGGCCGTCAAGGCGCTGGGCAAGAGCGCCCGGGTGCTGATCGTCGGCACCCCGCCGGCCGAGCAGGAGGAGCCGGAGGCCGCCGCCGCCCAGCAGGCCCTCGAGGGCATCATGCGCTCGATCGGCAAGGAACTGCTGCGCGGGGCCACTGCCAACCTGATCTGGCTGTCGCGCGATGCGTTCGACGAGCCGGAGGTGCTCGCCTCCCCGGTGCGCTTCTTTCTCTCCAGCCGATCGGCGTACGTCGGGGGGCAGCCCCTGCGCGTCGGTGCGGCTCCGGTCGCCGAGGTCGAGGACTGGCGGGTGCCGCTCAAGGGTGAGGTGGCCGTCGTCACCGGTGCCGCGCGCGGCATCGGCGCCAAGATCGCCGAGGTCTTCGCCCGCCAGGGCGCGACGGTCGTCGTGGTGGACATCCCGGCCGCCGGTGAGGCGCTGACCAAGGTCGCCAACAAGATCGGTGGTGTCGCGCTGCAACTGGACATCACCGCGCCCGACGCGGGGCAGAAGATCGCCGAGGCGGTGGCCCGCAAGGGCGACAAGCTCGCGGCGATCGTGCACAACGCCGGCATCACCCGGGACAAGCTGTTCGTCAACGACGACACCGCCCGCTGGGGCAGCGTCATCGCGGTCAACATCAAGGCCGAGATGGCAATCAACGCCACGCTGCTGGACCCCTCGTTGAAGGGTGGCCTGAAGGACGGTGGCCGGATCATCGGTGTCGCCTCGACCTCCGGCATCGGTGGTAACCGCGGCCAGGCCAACTATGCCGCCTCCAAGGCCGGTGTGATGGGTCTGGTGCGGGCCGAGGCCCCGGAGCTGGCGCCGCGACAGATCACCATCAACGCCGTCGCCCCGGGCTTCATCGAGACCGAGATGACCGCCAAGATCCCGTTCGCCACCCGTGAGGTCGGCCGCCGGATCAACGCGCTCATGCAGGGCGGTCAGCCGGTGGACGTGGCCGAGGCCATCGCGTTCCTGGCCGAGCCGGGTTCGGCGGGTGTGACCGGTCAGATCCTGCGGGTCTGCGGCCACTCGCAACTGGGGGCCTGA
- a CDS encoding MaoC/PaaZ C-terminal domain-containing protein, whose product MTDLTQIAVGDELPALTVEVDRARLIRYAGASGDFNVIHWDERFAKGVGLPDVIAHGMWTMGAAGEIVGRWIGDASRITGYSTRFSAPVPVPYDGGAQIDVTGVVKQIEDGIATVDLTATSNDAKVLAKTSITVRLT is encoded by the coding sequence ATGACCGACCTGACCCAGATCGCCGTCGGCGACGAACTGCCCGCGCTCACCGTTGAGGTCGACCGCGCGCGGCTGATCCGCTACGCCGGTGCCAGTGGCGACTTCAACGTCATCCACTGGGACGAGCGCTTCGCCAAGGGCGTCGGCCTGCCGGACGTGATCGCGCACGGGATGTGGACGATGGGTGCGGCCGGTGAGATCGTCGGCCGGTGGATTGGTGACGCGAGCCGGATCACCGGGTACAGCACGCGGTTCAGTGCCCCCGTACCCGTGCCCTACGACGGTGGCGCGCAGATCGACGTGACCGGAGTCGTCAAGCAGATCGAGGACGGCATCGCGACCGTCGATCTGACCGCGACCAGCAACGACGCGAAGGTGCTGGCAAAGACCAGCATTACTGTCCGGCTGACGTGA
- a CDS encoding adenosine deaminase: MTGARDLSTLPKAHLHLHFTGSMSLPTLHELAAERGVRLPDALKGGWPPKLSGADERGWFRFQRLYDAARACVRGEDDLRRLVREAARADAAEGSRWLELQVDPTSYAGPLGGISPALEVILDEARAASAATGTGVGIIVAASRIRHPLDARILARLAARYAGQGPGEVLAFGLSNDERRGDTDDFAPAFAIARRAGLARVPHAGELLGPESVTQTLDALAPDRLGHGVRSVEDRDVLARIVDEGVALEVCPRSNIALGVYADASQVPLHALVDAGATIALGADDPLLFGSRLVDQYELAREQGFSDEGLADLARSSVHASLAPAPVKTAILTQIDQWLATTPDPPVPVR; the protein is encoded by the coding sequence ATGACCGGGGCACGCGATCTGAGCACGTTGCCCAAAGCGCACCTGCATCTGCACTTCACCGGCTCGATGAGTCTGCCCACGCTGCACGAGTTGGCCGCCGAGCGCGGTGTGCGCCTGCCCGATGCCCTCAAGGGCGGTTGGCCGCCGAAGCTGTCCGGCGCCGACGAGCGGGGTTGGTTCCGTTTCCAGCGCCTGTACGACGCGGCCCGGGCCTGCGTGCGCGGCGAGGACGACCTGCGCCGCCTGGTCCGCGAAGCCGCGCGGGCCGACGCCGCCGAGGGCTCACGTTGGCTGGAGTTGCAGGTCGACCCCACTTCGTACGCCGGGCCGTTGGGTGGGATCAGCCCGGCGCTGGAAGTGATCCTGGACGAGGCCCGAGCCGCGAGCGCCGCGACGGGCACGGGCGTGGGGATCATCGTGGCCGCCTCGCGGATCCGGCACCCGCTGGATGCCCGGATCCTGGCCCGCCTGGCGGCACGGTACGCCGGGCAGGGGCCCGGCGAGGTCCTCGCCTTCGGGCTCAGCAACGACGAGCGCCGTGGAGACACCGACGACTTCGCACCGGCGTTTGCGATTGCCCGCCGGGCCGGGTTGGCGCGGGTTCCGCATGCCGGCGAGTTGCTGGGGCCCGAATCGGTGACCCAGACCTTGGACGCGCTCGCCCCGGATCGTCTGGGTCATGGGGTCCGCAGCGTCGAGGATCGCGACGTGCTGGCCCGGATCGTCGACGAAGGGGTGGCTCTGGAGGTCTGCCCGCGTTCCAACATCGCGTTGGGCGTCTACGCCGACGCCTCGCAGGTGCCGCTGCACGCGCTGGTGGACGCTGGCGCGACGATCGCGCTCGGCGCCGACGACCCGCTGCTCTTCGGCAGCCGTTTGGTCGACCAGTACGAGTTGGCCCGTGAACAGGGCTTCTCCGACGAGGGTTTGGCCGATCTGGCGCGTTCATCGGTCCACGCGTCACTGGCGCCGGCTCCCGTGAAGACCGCGATCCTCACCCAGATCGACCAGTGGCTGGCTACAACTCCAGACCCACCAGTACCGGTTCGTTGA
- a CDS encoding TetR/AcrR family transcriptional regulator: MPTTEPATRPDGRDTRWTAHRAERRRELVEAALRAIRAHGATVGMDEIAAEAGTSKTVIYRHLGDRLGLYLAVCEAVDGIILADFAKAMSASGVHIGTDDLFEGDPYDVLAAVIGSYLSLVERDPEVYRFVTRRPLVDLPPETDPVIGLTDAIAESLTEIFRKALLARDEDTSAAASWAHGLVGFVREAADRWLADPEREPRDEVVRHLARFASVGLSGVLDLH, translated from the coding sequence ATGCCCACCACCGAACCGGCGACCCGCCCCGACGGACGGGATACCCGCTGGACGGCACATCGAGCCGAGCGGCGCCGCGAACTCGTCGAGGCTGCGCTGCGGGCGATCCGCGCCCACGGCGCGACGGTCGGGATGGATGAGATCGCCGCCGAAGCCGGGACCTCCAAGACGGTGATCTACCGGCACCTGGGTGACCGACTGGGGCTCTACCTGGCGGTGTGCGAGGCCGTCGACGGCATCATCCTGGCCGACTTCGCCAAGGCGATGTCGGCCAGCGGCGTTCACATCGGCACCGACGATCTGTTCGAAGGCGATCCCTACGACGTGCTCGCTGCGGTCATCGGGTCCTACCTCTCGCTGGTCGAGCGTGACCCAGAGGTCTATCGCTTCGTCACCCGGCGGCCCTTGGTGGATCTGCCGCCGGAGACCGACCCGGTGATCGGCCTGACCGACGCGATCGCCGAGTCCCTAACGGAGATCTTCCGTAAGGCGCTGCTGGCGCGCGATGAGGACACCAGCGCCGCCGCCAGCTGGGCACACGGCCTGGTCGGCTTCGTCCGCGAAGCCGCCGACCGCTGGCTCGCGGACCCTGAGCGGGAACCGCGCGATGAGGTCGTCCGGCATCTGGCCCGCTTCGCCAGCGTCGGACTGAGCGGTGTCCTGGACCTGCACTGA
- a CDS encoding acetyl-CoA C-acetyltransferase has translation MSSPRDVYVLGGNRLPFVRSGGKYLKASNQDMLTAAIDGLVARYGLGGEQVGEVAAGAVIKHARDFNLTRESVLGSHLSPTTPAYDVQQACGTGLETAILTANKIALGQIDSAIAGGSDTTSDAPLALNDDLRRTLMKANYAKSAGDRIKALTKIRPGQLAPEQPKNAEPRTGLAMGDHQAITTKEWGITREAQDELTARSHHNLAAAYDRGFFDDLITPYLGVSKDNNLRPDSSVEKLAKLKPVFGKGEGATMTAGNSTPLTDGASVVLLGSKEWAEEHKIEPLARFVDGEAAAVDYVNGAEGLLMAPPYAIARLLKRNNLTLQDFDFYEIHEAFASTVLCHLAAMESPEFCKERLGLDAPLGSIDRSKLNVNGSSLAAGHPFAATGGRIVASLAKMLHEKGSGRGLISICAAGGQGVVAILEAV, from the coding sequence ATGAGCAGTCCACGTGACGTCTATGTCCTCGGCGGTAACCGCCTTCCGTTCGTTCGCTCTGGTGGCAAATACCTCAAGGCCTCCAATCAGGACATGTTGACCGCCGCGATCGACGGTCTGGTCGCCCGTTACGGTCTGGGCGGCGAGCAGGTCGGCGAGGTTGCCGCCGGCGCCGTCATCAAACACGCCCGCGATTTCAACCTGACTCGTGAGTCGGTCCTGGGCTCGCACCTGTCGCCCACGACGCCGGCGTACGACGTGCAGCAGGCCTGTGGCACCGGCCTTGAGACCGCGATCCTCACCGCCAACAAGATCGCCCTCGGCCAGATCGACTCAGCCATCGCCGGTGGCTCAGACACCACCTCCGACGCCCCGCTGGCCCTCAACGACGACCTGCGTCGCACCCTGATGAAGGCCAACTACGCCAAGTCCGCCGGTGACCGGATCAAGGCGTTGACCAAGATCCGTCCCGGCCAGTTGGCGCCCGAGCAGCCGAAGAACGCCGAGCCACGCACCGGCCTGGCCATGGGTGACCACCAGGCGATCACCACCAAGGAGTGGGGCATCACCCGGGAGGCGCAAGACGAGTTGACTGCTCGCAGCCACCACAATCTGGCCGCCGCCTACGACCGGGGTTTCTTCGACGACCTGATCACCCCCTATCTGGGTGTGAGCAAGGACAACAACCTGCGCCCGGACAGCTCTGTGGAGAAGCTGGCCAAACTCAAGCCGGTCTTCGGCAAGGGTGAGGGCGCCACGATGACCGCGGGCAACTCCACCCCGCTGACCGACGGTGCCTCCGTGGTCCTGCTGGGTTCCAAGGAGTGGGCCGAGGAGCACAAGATCGAGCCGCTGGCCCGCTTTGTTGACGGTGAGGCTGCCGCGGTCGACTACGTCAACGGTGCCGAGGGACTGCTGATGGCGCCGCCGTACGCGATCGCCCGGTTGCTCAAGCGCAACAACCTGACGCTGCAGGACTTCGACTTCTACGAGATCCACGAGGCGTTCGCCTCCACCGTGCTGTGCCACCTGGCCGCCATGGAGAGCCCGGAGTTCTGCAAGGAGCGGCTGGGTCTTGACGCGCCGCTGGGCTCGATCGACCGCAGCAAGCTGAACGTCAACGGGTCCTCGCTGGCCGCGGGTCACCCGTTCGCCGCCACCGGCGGTCGCATCGTGGCCTCCCTGGCCAAGATGCTGCACGAGAAGGGCTCTGGCCGCGGACTGATCTCCATCTGCGCCGCGGGTGGCCAGGGCGTCGTCGCGATTCTGGAGGCAGTGTGA
- a CDS encoding MaoC family dehydratase, protein MAGATQIDTIELKSTPVLAKVFAGAVASSRGRTGKAGLPDLKVRQTGVTIDVNALADYDHVCGFPLLNELPITYLHNLVFPLQATLFADKRYPFPLMGSVHLSNRLTQHRPVLLSEELTLETWAENARPHRAGVQVDVLSQAFVGSELVWEGLAVYLYRGQKIAGEVPAKVDTGDGVEGPGAIWRLPGDLGRRFSRVSGDVNPIHMSGLSAKAMGFPTAIAHGMWSQAAMVAALDARLPAAYVTEMEFRKPVNIPGTVTFVAHPGGQDGSWEMSLRNLKKGTELVRGSVRALS, encoded by the coding sequence GTGGCTGGAGCAACGCAGATCGACACCATCGAACTGAAGTCGACGCCGGTCCTGGCCAAAGTCTTCGCCGGAGCGGTCGCGTCCTCGCGCGGCCGCACCGGCAAGGCCGGTCTGCCCGATCTGAAGGTTCGCCAGACCGGCGTCACGATCGACGTCAATGCGCTCGCGGACTACGACCATGTCTGTGGTTTTCCGCTGCTCAACGAGCTTCCCATCACGTACCTGCATAATCTCGTATTCCCTTTGCAGGCAACGCTGTTCGCTGACAAGCGGTACCCGTTTCCGCTCATGGGAAGCGTCCACCTGAGCAATCGGCTGACTCAGCACCGGCCGGTGTTGCTCAGCGAGGAACTCACCCTCGAGACGTGGGCGGAGAATGCCCGGCCGCACCGGGCCGGCGTCCAGGTCGATGTCCTCTCGCAGGCGTTCGTCGGCTCGGAACTGGTGTGGGAGGGCCTGGCGGTCTACCTCTACCGCGGCCAGAAGATCGCTGGTGAGGTGCCGGCGAAGGTCGACACCGGCGACGGTGTCGAGGGTCCGGGGGCGATCTGGCGACTGCCCGGTGATCTGGGGCGACGGTTCTCGCGGGTCAGCGGGGACGTCAACCCGATCCACATGTCGGGTCTGTCGGCGAAGGCCATGGGTTTCCCGACGGCCATCGCGCACGGGATGTGGAGCCAGGCCGCGATGGTGGCGGCGTTGGACGCCCGGCTGCCCGCGGCGTACGTGACGGAGATGGAGTTCCGCAAGCCGGTCAACATCCCCGGCACGGTCACGTTCGTCGCGCACCCCGGCGGCCAGGACGGCTCGTGGGAGATGTCACTGCGCAACCTCAAGAAGGGCACCGAGTTGGTGCGGGGGAGTGTGCGAGCGCTGTCATGA
- a CDS encoding FAS1-like dehydratase domain-containing protein: MPVNPAVQGRTYPAISPYVVSRAKIGEFAAAVGASDPAHTDPAVAQQRGFTDVIAPPTFAILIAQKAEGAMLLDPEAEVDFARLVHGEQSFTHHRPLVAGDEVTAATTVASVRSAGGHSMVTLETAIQTTTGEPVCDARSVLVIRGDA, from the coding sequence ATGCCGGTCAACCCCGCGGTGCAAGGACGCACCTATCCAGCTATTTCCCCGTACGTCGTGTCGCGGGCCAAGATCGGCGAGTTCGCTGCCGCTGTGGGCGCCTCAGATCCTGCGCACACGGATCCCGCAGTGGCGCAGCAGCGCGGTTTCACCGACGTCATCGCCCCGCCGACCTTCGCGATCCTGATCGCGCAGAAAGCCGAGGGTGCGATGCTGCTCGACCCGGAAGCCGAGGTCGATTTCGCGCGGCTCGTGCACGGCGAGCAGTCCTTCACCCACCACCGCCCGCTGGTCGCCGGCGATGAGGTCACGGCGGCCACGACGGTGGCGTCGGTTCGTTCCGCCGGCGGGCATTCGATGGTGACCCTCGAGACCGCGATCCAGACCACGACCGGTGAACCCGTCTGCGATGCGCGCAGCGTCCTGGTGATCCGAGGAGACGCCTGA
- the rpmG gene encoding 50S ribosomal protein L33, producing the protein MASKSADVRPKITLACTECKERNYITKKNRRNNPDRVELAKFCPRCGKHTAHRETR; encoded by the coding sequence GTGGCTAGCAAGAGCGCAGACGTTCGCCCGAAGATCACTTTGGCGTGCACGGAGTGCAAGGAGCGCAACTACATCACCAAGAAGAACCGCCGCAACAACCCCGACCGGGTTGAGCTGGCCAAGTTCTGCCCGCGCTGCGGCAAGCACACCGCGCACCGCGAAACCCGCTAA
- a CDS encoding UDP-N-acetylmuramate dehydrogenase, whose translation MKQLDDEPLADHTTMRVGGPAARYVIAETTDELVDAVREVDDADEPLLILSGGSNVVIGEAGFPGTVVQVANTGVRTESLDECSGAYVWVSAGEPWDDFVAYACAQEWSGLEALSGIPGLAGATPVQNVGAYGQEVAQTIAQIRTLDRVTGMIRTFAAADAQFAYRDSVFKRTRKDAFGSRYVVLEVAFQLHPQPLSTPVRYADLASQLGIEQGQRAPLGDVREAVLVQRRRRGMVLDDPDPDTWSCGSFFTNPIVPAAVADEVAERAGEAPPRFPAPDGLVKLPAAWLIERAGFGKGYGLPGPAALSTKHPLAITNRGGATGGQIVEIAREVRDGVQQKFGVTLVNEPVLVGLEL comes from the coding sequence GTGAAGCAGCTCGACGACGAACCGCTGGCCGACCACACCACCATGCGGGTGGGCGGTCCGGCCGCCCGCTACGTCATCGCCGAGACCACCGACGAACTGGTGGACGCCGTCCGGGAGGTCGACGACGCCGACGAACCGCTGCTGATCCTGTCCGGTGGCTCCAATGTCGTCATCGGCGAGGCCGGCTTCCCGGGCACTGTGGTGCAGGTCGCCAACACCGGCGTGCGCACCGAGTCCCTCGATGAGTGCAGCGGCGCGTACGTGTGGGTGTCCGCAGGGGAGCCGTGGGATGACTTCGTGGCCTACGCCTGCGCGCAGGAGTGGTCCGGGCTGGAGGCGCTCTCGGGGATCCCGGGCCTGGCCGGTGCAACGCCGGTGCAGAACGTCGGCGCCTACGGCCAGGAGGTCGCGCAGACCATCGCGCAGATCCGCACGCTCGATCGGGTGACCGGCATGATCCGCACTTTTGCCGCCGCCGACGCCCAGTTCGCCTACCGCGACTCGGTCTTCAAACGCACCCGCAAGGACGCCTTCGGCAGCCGGTACGTCGTGCTCGAAGTGGCCTTCCAGCTGCACCCCCAGCCGCTGTCCACGCCCGTCCGGTACGCCGATCTGGCCAGTCAGCTGGGGATCGAACAGGGCCAGCGGGCACCCCTGGGCGACGTTCGTGAAGCGGTCCTCGTGCAACGCAGGAGGCGCGGCATGGTCCTCGATGACCCGGACCCTGATACATGGTCTTGCGGGTCGTTCTTCACCAACCCGATCGTGCCGGCGGCCGTTGCCGACGAGGTCGCCGAACGAGCAGGAGAGGCACCCCCGCGGTTCCCTGCCCCGGATGGCCTGGTGAAGCTGCCGGCGGCCTGGCTGATCGAGCGCGCCGGTTTCGGCAAGGGCTACGGCTTGCCCGGGCCTGCTGCGCTGTCGACGAAGCATCCGCTGGCCATCACCAACCGCGGCGGAGCCACTGGCGGGCAGATTGTCGAGATCGCGCGCGAGGTGCGCGATGGCGTTCAGCAGAAGTTCGGCGTGACGCTGGTCAACGAACCGGTACTGGTGGGTCTGGAGTTGTAG
- a CDS encoding acyl-CoA dehydrogenase: MPSTLTGTAAPVDARVDELRALLDGPWRELRERFRTEIEPEMVLGEPGRSIEDNRARVTGQLLNLAEKGYGRVGFLTEYGGEYDYGASCVLFEMQAYGDLSLTVKTGVQFGLFGGAVQRLGTARHHAAYLEDIMTGKLLGSFAMTEEGHGSNVQRLETTLTYDVEAGDFVLHSPTPSSIKTYIGNAARNAQLAVVFAQLIVPAGPQGVHAILVPVRDGDGKPLPGVTIGDNGPKAGLPGVDNGTFLFDHVRVPRENLLNAYGDVAADGSYTSDIEGENKRFFTMLGTLVRGRVCVGGGAAASAKKALVIALRYGTARRQFEAPGVEQENVILDYLAHQRKLFPRLARSYALSFAQNELTSRLQALQGEGAQPDEQGQRELEGLVAGMKALSTWHAIDTIQTCREACGGAGYIGENELGQMRADTDVFATFEGDNTVLLQLVAKGLLTQYKETFSDLDAADLVGLITRQVGDTIVEKTAGRAGLQKLVDAVTPRNDETALDNRGWQLWMFRERAEHLLETLGKRLRKATRENAFELFNNAQDHVLESARAYIEEFILTEASAAWQAMPKGPARDLLDKVIDLYALSSIEADKAWFLEHGRLTDKRSRLVTATVNDLCQALRPEVDTLTRALGVPDQLIVAPIAH; encoded by the coding sequence ATGCCGAGCACCCTGACCGGGACCGCTGCACCCGTGGACGCCCGGGTCGACGAACTGCGGGCCCTGCTGGACGGCCCCTGGCGCGAGTTGCGCGAACGCTTCCGCACTGAGATCGAGCCGGAGATGGTCCTGGGCGAACCGGGCCGCTCCATCGAGGACAACCGCGCCCGGGTCACCGGACAGTTACTCAACCTGGCCGAAAAAGGTTACGGCAGAGTCGGATTCCTGACCGAGTACGGCGGCGAGTACGACTACGGCGCCTCGTGCGTCCTGTTCGAGATGCAGGCGTACGGCGACCTGTCGCTGACCGTGAAGACCGGGGTCCAGTTCGGTCTCTTCGGCGGCGCGGTCCAGCGCCTGGGCACCGCGCGCCACCACGCGGCGTACCTGGAAGACATCATGACCGGCAAGCTGCTCGGGTCCTTCGCGATGACCGAGGAGGGGCACGGCTCGAATGTGCAGCGACTGGAGACGACGCTGACCTACGACGTCGAGGCGGGCGATTTCGTGCTGCACTCCCCCACCCCGAGTTCGATCAAGACCTACATCGGCAACGCCGCCCGGAACGCGCAGCTGGCGGTCGTCTTCGCCCAGTTGATCGTGCCGGCCGGGCCGCAGGGGGTGCACGCAATCCTCGTGCCGGTCCGTGATGGCGACGGTAAACCGTTGCCGGGCGTGACAATTGGCGACAACGGACCGAAGGCTGGTCTGCCCGGAGTCGACAACGGAACGTTCCTGTTCGACCACGTGCGGGTGCCGCGGGAGAACCTGCTCAACGCGTACGGCGACGTGGCTGCGGACGGCAGCTACACCTCGGACATCGAGGGCGAGAACAAGCGCTTCTTCACCATGCTCGGCACGCTGGTGCGCGGCCGGGTGTGTGTGGGCGGCGGTGCCGCAGCGTCGGCGAAGAAGGCGCTGGTGATCGCGCTGCGCTACGGCACGGCGCGCCGACAGTTCGAGGCGCCCGGAGTCGAGCAGGAGAACGTGATCCTGGACTACCTTGCGCACCAACGGAAACTGTTCCCACGCCTGGCGCGGTCGTACGCGCTGTCCTTCGCCCAGAACGAACTGACCAGCCGGTTGCAAGCGCTGCAAGGTGAAGGCGCGCAGCCCGACGAGCAGGGTCAGCGGGAGTTGGAGGGCCTGGTCGCCGGCATGAAGGCGCTGAGCACCTGGCACGCGATCGACACCATCCAGACCTGTCGCGAAGCGTGCGGTGGCGCGGGGTACATCGGGGAGAACGAGTTGGGGCAGATGCGCGCCGACACCGATGTCTTCGCCACGTTCGAGGGCGACAACACGGTGCTGTTGCAATTGGTCGCCAAGGGCCTGCTGACGCAGTACAAGGAGACCTTCTCCGACCTGGACGCGGCCGATCTGGTCGGACTGATCACTCGTCAGGTCGGCGACACCATCGTGGAGAAGACCGCTGGTCGCGCGGGCCTGCAGAAGCTCGTCGATGCAGTGACGCCGCGCAACGACGAGACCGCCCTGGACAACCGCGGCTGGCAGTTGTGGATGTTCCGCGAGCGCGCCGAACACCTGCTGGAGACACTCGGCAAGCGACTGCGCAAAGCGACGCGCGAGAACGCGTTCGAGCTGTTCAACAACGCCCAGGACCACGTGCTGGAGTCAGCGCGGGCCTACATCGAGGAGTTCATCCTGACCGAGGCGAGTGCCGCCTGGCAGGCGATGCCGAAGGGGCCAGCGCGCGATCTGCTGGACAAGGTCATCGATCTGTACG
- the nusG gene encoding transcription termination/antitermination protein NusG, which translates to MTDQWTPNLDEIDNDLDVADGDIDSAQAEATDDTELYAEETAIHDADTGEALSQEPADDETIDEAVAEDEAEQAVDAERDAIADEAEVLADEAADPQLAAATEAEAVALTAEEQREAFIADLKSQWGDWFVIHSYAGYEKRVKANLETRITSLNMEDYIFQVEVPMEEYREIKNGQPKTGTRVRMPGYVLVRMELTNDSWGAVRHTPGVTGFVGNAHEPSPLSIDEVVTMLNPVFEDQTPEGETPAPTKTAPSRSGGTAPVEVDFEVGESVTVMEGPFETLPATISEINTDTAKLKVLVSIFGRETPVELSFNQVAKL; encoded by the coding sequence ATGACGGATCAGTGGACGCCGAACCTCGACGAGATCGACAACGATCTCGATGTCGCGGACGGTGATATCGACTCCGCACAGGCCGAGGCGACCGACGACACCGAGCTCTACGCCGAAGAGACCGCGATCCACGACGCGGACACCGGCGAGGCGCTGAGCCAAGAGCCTGCTGACGACGAGACCATCGACGAGGCCGTTGCCGAGGACGAAGCCGAGCAGGCCGTCGACGCCGAGCGTGACGCGATCGCCGATGAGGCCGAGGTGCTTGCCGACGAGGCCGCTGACCCGCAGCTGGCTGCGGCCACCGAGGCTGAGGCTGTCGCGCTGACGGCTGAAGAGCAGCGCGAGGCGTTCATCGCCGACCTGAAGTCGCAGTGGGGCGACTGGTTCGTGATCCACTCCTACGCCGGCTACGAAAAGCGCGTGAAGGCCAACCTCGAGACCCGCATCACCTCGCTGAACATGGAGGACTACATCTTCCAGGTCGAGGTCCCGATGGAGGAGTACCGCGAGATCAAGAACGGCCAGCCCAAGACCGGCACCCGGGTTCGGATGCCCGGCTACGTGCTGGTCCGCATGGAGCTGACCAACGACTCGTGGGGCGCGGTGCGGCACACCCCGGGCGTCACCGGCTTCGTTGGCAACGCCCACGAGCCGAGCCCGCTGTCGATCGACGAGGTCGTCACGATGCTCAACCCGGTCTTCGAGGACCAGACCCCGGAGGGCGAGACCCCGGCTCCGACCAAGACGGCGCCCAGCCGCAGCGGTGGCACCGCGCCGGTCGAGGTCGACTTCGAGGTCGGCGAATCCGTCACCGTCATGGAGGGTCCGTTCGAGACCCTGCCCGCCACGATTTCCGAGATCAACACCGACACTGCGAAACTGAAGGTGCTGGTTTCGATCTTCGGCCGCGAAACGCCGGTCGAACTGTCGTTCAACCAGGTCGCGAAGCTCTGA
- the secE gene encoding preprotein translocase subunit SecE has translation MTQASTTDRGEAQGATPAKRGLFSRIWLFIRQVIAEMRKVVYPTRQELVNYTVIAVVFICVIMAYVVGLDQLFSHLVSWIFGSSGTSS, from the coding sequence GTGACGCAGGCCAGCACGACGGATCGCGGTGAGGCGCAGGGCGCCACGCCGGCGAAGCGTGGGCTGTTCTCGCGCATCTGGCTGTTCATCCGCCAGGTCATCGCCGAGATGCGCAAGGTGGTCTACCCGACGCGTCAGGAACTGGTGAACTACACCGTCATCGCGGTCGTGTTCATCTGCGTGATCATGGCGTACGTCGTGGGTCTCGACCAGTTGTTCAGTCACCTGGTCAGCTGGATCTTCGGGTCGTCCGGTACGTCCTCCTGA